A single Anopheles arabiensis isolate DONGOLA chromosome 2, AaraD3, whole genome shotgun sequence DNA region contains:
- the LOC120897275 gene encoding uncharacterized protein LOC120897275 isoform X4 — protein MNDAFDYYYQHFYLLTKQSSSGSSPSSTVRTFVEGQEDLDAIAKQISDHAEAIYQTWKARGLAPTEILNCHTGDGAEHAFSQALNPANSPTVGHHPGGTPATGPGSPGASAALPGGASSPSASNAASGVAELLAKAPNLSNNSLEQLVSSFVSEDKARIAAQRQQQQQRVGVRTPTTGTSSAIKSVLQKFERNGAIGGGEDPVSSSGGVSDLGRPSYLRTSGASGSVSKAAGHLGISSGNNNNNNFSTLNKNNVPDVLKDTIVESKPSGGGGGGGTAVREKPQTPVKPEHLLNHVPSWPLKNRVVKTGGGSGLKAAPGGGVTHSTPGTTTPFAKNAAELMDEVSREEERLINALKTGTVLNSSDSILPEVITSTLPDRDVPDYGSVVDHQHQRAGYSAQQPAATMVTAASAANGGGPIVAATNGGTPALNGNGTTNGTANGTNGHSDTPSVKHWNGVPMKPNHIPILNIHQIREQEKLSMNFTRNVATTRLPKDFGRSAADDKDKNMQPKTIPSPIRPFLSRGSVAERVLIFEKCPEKAPPRERAKEPVKLQSKPVNRLIPPNIHTTLQRHLKNSTKAPYIPQFHFPNGKPPPTITTETTMQRLEQVFDKLPNYECTRDNFQVIVQMCQVPQYWRLPLFMCTQLTPNGAVDGDKFLHFWRQMTSFCHDAASRFVFIMSRGDRTRPYILPEDFAPLIQDVVDTHPGLAFLKEAAEFHSRYVHTVIARIFYNVNRSWTGKITTTELRKSNLLDVIQLLEEEEDINQIMAYFSYEHFYVIYCKFWELDRDHDLYIDQQDLARHNDHALSSRMIERIFSGCVTRSPRRGNNNPMIQGPNGPKMSYTDFVWFLLAEEDKSHPTAIEYWFRCMDVDGDGVLSMYELEYFYEEQQHRMESLGIETLPFEDCLCQMLDMIKPATPGCVTLADLKRCKMTPIFFDTFFNLEKYMEHEQRDPFAQRENDDLTDWDRYAAQEYELLVAEEGGDTQGSYDEDEDYEPNIDILESQLDDCILNEW, from the exons ATGAATGACGCTTTCGATTATTACTATCAACATTTTTACCTTTTAA CGAAACAGTCGTCGTCCGGGAGTTCGCCCTCCAGCACCGTGCGAACGTTCGTCGAGGGGCAGGAGGATTTGGATGCGATCGCGAAACAAATCTCCGACCACGCCGAAGCGATCTACCAGACGTGGAAAGCGCGCGGCCTTGCACCGACGGAGATACTGAACTGTCACACCGGCGACGGTGCGGAGCACGCCTTCAGCCAGGCGCTGAACCCGGCCAACTCGCCGACTGTCGGGCATCATCCCGGGGGCACCCCAGCAACCGGTCCGGGGAGTCCGGGAGCGTCGGCAGCGTTGCCCGGTGGTGCGTCGTCACCCAGCGCCTCGAACGCTGCCAGTGGCGTAGCGGAACTGCTGGCCAAAGCGCCAAACCTTTCGAACAACAGTCTCGAGCAGCTGGTTAGCTCATTCGTGAGTGAAGACAAGGCGCGCATCGCGGCCCAgcgtcaacagcagcagcagcgtgtcgGTGTCCGTACGCCAACGACCGGCACCAGTTCCGCGATCAAAAGTGTGCTGCAAAAGTTTGAACGAAATGGTGCcatcggtggtggtgaggATCCAGTGAGCAGTAGCGGTGGTGTGTCCGACCTGGGCCGACCGAGCTACCTGCGTACCAGTGGTGCCAGCGGCTCTGTCAGCAAAGCCGCCGGCCATTTGGGTATTAGTAGtggtaacaacaataacaacaacttcAGCACGCTCAACAAGAACAACGTGCCGGACGTGCTGAAGGATACGATCGTCGAGTCGAAGccgagcggcggcggcggcggcggcggaacCGCAGTGCGTGAAAAACCGCAAACCCCAGTGAAACCGGAGCACCTGCTCAACCATGTGCCGAGCTGGCCGCTAAAGAATCGTGTCGTTAAaaccggcggcggcagcggcttGAAAGCGGCGCCCGGTGGCGGTGTGACCCACAGCACGCccggcaccaccaccccctTCGCCAAGAACGCGGCGGAGCTGATGGATGAGGTGTCCCGGGAGGAGGAACGGCTTATAAACGCGCTGAAAACCGGCACCGTGCTGAACAGCAGTGACAGCATCCTGCCAGAAGTGATCACCTCGACCCTGCCCGACCGGGACGTGCCAGATTACGGTTCGGTGGTGGACCACCAGCATCAACGTGCGGGCTATAGCGCGCAACAACCCGCTGCAACCATGGTGACCGCGGCGTCGGCGGCCAACGGGGGCGGCCCGATCGTGGCCGCCACCAACGGCGGTACGCCCGCCCTGAACGGCAACGGTACGACGAACGGCACGGCGAACGGTACGAACGGCCACAGCGATACGCCGAGCGTAAAGCACTGGAATGGTGTGCCGATGAAGCCGAACCACATACCGATCCTGAACATACACCAGATCCGCGAGCAGGAAAAGCTGTCGATGAACTTTACGCGCAATGTCGCGACGACCCGGCTACCGAAGGACTTTGGCCGGTCGGCGGCCGATGACAAGGACAAGAACATGCAGCCGAAAACGATACCGAGCCCGATCCGGCCGTTCCTGTCGCGCGGTTCGGTCGCCGAACGGGTGCTGATCTTTGAAAAGTGCCCGGAAAAGGCACCGCCCCGGGAGCGGGCGAAGGAACCGGTCAAGCTGCAG TCAAAACCTGTCAACCGGCTGATTCCACCAAACATCCACACAACGCTGCAGCGACATTTGAAAAACTCGACCAAAGCCCCCTACATCCCGCA ATTCCACTTCCCCAATGGCAAACCGCCGCCAACGATCACGACGGAAACTACAATGCAGCGATTGGAGCAGGTTTTCGACAAGCTGCCAAACTACGAGTGCACGCGGGACAACTTCCAGGTGATCGTACAGATGTGCCAGGTGCCACAGTACTGGCGCCTGCCGCTGTTCATGTGCACGCAGCTCACCCCGAACGGTGCCGTTGATGGTGACAAATTCCTGCACTTCTGGCGACA AATGACATCATTCTGCCACGATGCGGCATCCCGGTTTGTCTTCATAATGTCCCGCGGGGATCGCACGCGACCGTACATTTTGCCGGAGGACTTTGCCCCACTGATACAGGATGTCGTCGATACGCACCCGGGGCTGGCATTCCTGAAGGAGGCAGCAGAGTTTCACTCCCGCTACGTGCACACCGTGATAGCGCGCATCTTCTACAACGTGAACCGCAGCTGGACGGGCAAGATCACGACCACTGAGCTGCGCAAATCGAACCTGCTGGACGTGATTCAGttgctggaggaggaggaggacatcAATCAAATCATGGCGTATTTCAGCTACGAGCACTTTTACGTCATCTATTGCAAATTTTGGGAGCTGGATCGCGATCATGATCTCTACATTGACCAGCAGGATCTGGCCCGACATAATGATCACG CACTGTCATCGCGGATGATCGAGAGAATTTTCTCTGGTTGCGTTACGCGAAGTCCGCGGCGAGGCAACAACAATCCGATGATACAGGGTCCGAACGGTCCGAAAATGTCGTACACCGATTTCGTGTGGTTCCTGTTGGCGGAAGAGGATAAGTCACACCCGACTGCCATCGAGTACTGGTTCCGCTGTATGGATGTGGACGGTGACGGTGTCCTCTCGATGTACGAGCTGGAGTACTTCTACGAGGAGCAACAGCATCGCATGGAATCGCTCGGTATCGAAACCCTACCCTTTGAAGACTGCCTGTGTCaa ATGCTTGATATGATAAAACCAGCAACTCCTGGCTGTGTAACGTTGGCCGACCTAAAGCGATGCAAAATGACGCCCATTTTCTTCGACACGTTCTTCAATCTGGAGAAGTATATGGAGCACGAGCAGCGTGATCCATTTGCACAGCGCGAAAACGACGAT CTTACTGACTGGGATCGATACGCAGCGCAGGAGTATGAACTGTTGGTGGCTGAGGAAGGAGGAGATACGCAAGG TTCTTATGATGAGGACGAAGACTACGAGCCAAACATTGATATTCTTGAGTCCCAATTGGACGATTGCATACTGAACGAATGGTGA
- the LOC120897275 gene encoding uncharacterized protein LOC120897275 isoform X2, translated as MATAAKQSSSGSSPSSTVRTFVEGQEDLDAIAKQISDHAEAIYQTWKARGLAPTEILNCHTGDGAEHAFSQALNPANSPTVGHHPGGTPATGPGSPGASAALPGGASSPSASNAASGVAELLAKAPNLSNNSLEQLVSSFVSEDKARIAAQRQQQQQRVGVRTPTTGTSSAIKSVLQKFERNGAIGGGEDPVSSSGGVSDLGRPSYLRTSGASGSVSKAAGHLGISSGNNNNNNFSTLNKNNVPDVLKDTIVESKPSGGGGGGGTAVREKPQTPVKPEHLLNHVPSWPLKNRVVKTGGGSGLKAAPGGGVTHSTPGTTTPFAKNAAELMDEVSREEERLINALKTGTVLNSSDSILPEVITSTLPDRDVPDYGSVVDHQHQRAGYSAQQPAATMVTAASAANGGGPIVAATNGGTPALNGNGTTNGTANGTNGHSDTPSVKHWNGVPMKPNHIPILNIHQIREQEKLSMNFTRNVATTRLPKDFGRSAADDKDKNMQPKTIPSPIRPFLSRGSVAERVLIFEKCPEKAPPRERAKEPVKLQSKPVNRLIPPNIHTTLQRHLKNSTKAPYIPQFHFPNGKPPPTITTETTMQRLEQVFDKLPNYECTRDNFQVIVQMCQVPQYWRLPLFMCTQLTPNGAVDGDKFLHFWRQMTSFCHDAASRFVFIMSRGDRTRPYILPEDFAPLIQDVVDTHPGLAFLKEAAEFHSRYVHTVIARIFYNVNRSWTGKITTTELRKSNLLDVIQLLEEEEDINQIMAYFSYEHFYVIYCKFWELDRDHDLYIDQQDLARHNDHALSSRMIERIFSGCVTRSPRRGNNNPMIQGPNGPKMSYTDFVWFLLAEEDKSHPTAIEYWFRCMDVDGDGVLSMYELEYFYEEQQHRMESLGIETLPFEDCLCQMLDMIKPATPGCVTLADLKRCKMTPIFFDTFFNLEKYMEHEQRDPFAQRENDDLTDWDRYAAQEYELLVAEEGGDTQGSHCYIFGQPVLSTMAGGTARMRLPVPSLLQPGVTGTGGTRRSTTTSTVSSTTVHCTSVSATTVHHSRSTAQRGGSCKATSTASSSTSGSGGGGGSSSSGTSHANNSERKVHGAPEESTGAASQTSMHTSRKMMALDSDPNTFYSAFLVSYDEDEDYEPNIDILESQLDDCILNEW; from the exons ATGGCAACGGCAGCGAAACAGTCGTCGTCCGGGAGTTCGCCCTCCAGCACCGTGCGAACGTTCGTCGAGGGGCAGGAGGATTTGGATGCGATCGCGAAACAAATCTCCGACCACGCCGAAGCGATCTACCAGACGTGGAAAGCGCGCGGCCTTGCACCGACGGAGATACTGAACTGTCACACCGGCGACGGTGCGGAGCACGCCTTCAGCCAGGCGCTGAACCCGGCCAACTCGCCGACTGTCGGGCATCATCCCGGGGGCACCCCAGCAACCGGTCCGGGGAGTCCGGGAGCGTCGGCAGCGTTGCCCGGTGGTGCGTCGTCACCCAGCGCCTCGAACGCTGCCAGTGGCGTAGCGGAACTGCTGGCCAAAGCGCCAAACCTTTCGAACAACAGTCTCGAGCAGCTGGTTAGCTCATTCGTGAGTGAAGACAAGGCGCGCATCGCGGCCCAgcgtcaacagcagcagcagcgtgtcgGTGTCCGTACGCCAACGACCGGCACCAGTTCCGCGATCAAAAGTGTGCTGCAAAAGTTTGAACGAAATGGTGCcatcggtggtggtgaggATCCAGTGAGCAGTAGCGGTGGTGTGTCCGACCTGGGCCGACCGAGCTACCTGCGTACCAGTGGTGCCAGCGGCTCTGTCAGCAAAGCCGCCGGCCATTTGGGTATTAGTAGtggtaacaacaataacaacaacttcAGCACGCTCAACAAGAACAACGTGCCGGACGTGCTGAAGGATACGATCGTCGAGTCGAAGccgagcggcggcggcggcggcggcggaacCGCAGTGCGTGAAAAACCGCAAACCCCAGTGAAACCGGAGCACCTGCTCAACCATGTGCCGAGCTGGCCGCTAAAGAATCGTGTCGTTAAaaccggcggcggcagcggcttGAAAGCGGCGCCCGGTGGCGGTGTGACCCACAGCACGCccggcaccaccaccccctTCGCCAAGAACGCGGCGGAGCTGATGGATGAGGTGTCCCGGGAGGAGGAACGGCTTATAAACGCGCTGAAAACCGGCACCGTGCTGAACAGCAGTGACAGCATCCTGCCAGAAGTGATCACCTCGACCCTGCCCGACCGGGACGTGCCAGATTACGGTTCGGTGGTGGACCACCAGCATCAACGTGCGGGCTATAGCGCGCAACAACCCGCTGCAACCATGGTGACCGCGGCGTCGGCGGCCAACGGGGGCGGCCCGATCGTGGCCGCCACCAACGGCGGTACGCCCGCCCTGAACGGCAACGGTACGACGAACGGCACGGCGAACGGTACGAACGGCCACAGCGATACGCCGAGCGTAAAGCACTGGAATGGTGTGCCGATGAAGCCGAACCACATACCGATCCTGAACATACACCAGATCCGCGAGCAGGAAAAGCTGTCGATGAACTTTACGCGCAATGTCGCGACGACCCGGCTACCGAAGGACTTTGGCCGGTCGGCGGCCGATGACAAGGACAAGAACATGCAGCCGAAAACGATACCGAGCCCGATCCGGCCGTTCCTGTCGCGCGGTTCGGTCGCCGAACGGGTGCTGATCTTTGAAAAGTGCCCGGAAAAGGCACCGCCCCGGGAGCGGGCGAAGGAACCGGTCAAGCTGCAG TCAAAACCTGTCAACCGGCTGATTCCACCAAACATCCACACAACGCTGCAGCGACATTTGAAAAACTCGACCAAAGCCCCCTACATCCCGCA ATTCCACTTCCCCAATGGCAAACCGCCGCCAACGATCACGACGGAAACTACAATGCAGCGATTGGAGCAGGTTTTCGACAAGCTGCCAAACTACGAGTGCACGCGGGACAACTTCCAGGTGATCGTACAGATGTGCCAGGTGCCACAGTACTGGCGCCTGCCGCTGTTCATGTGCACGCAGCTCACCCCGAACGGTGCCGTTGATGGTGACAAATTCCTGCACTTCTGGCGACA AATGACATCATTCTGCCACGATGCGGCATCCCGGTTTGTCTTCATAATGTCCCGCGGGGATCGCACGCGACCGTACATTTTGCCGGAGGACTTTGCCCCACTGATACAGGATGTCGTCGATACGCACCCGGGGCTGGCATTCCTGAAGGAGGCAGCAGAGTTTCACTCCCGCTACGTGCACACCGTGATAGCGCGCATCTTCTACAACGTGAACCGCAGCTGGACGGGCAAGATCACGACCACTGAGCTGCGCAAATCGAACCTGCTGGACGTGATTCAGttgctggaggaggaggaggacatcAATCAAATCATGGCGTATTTCAGCTACGAGCACTTTTACGTCATCTATTGCAAATTTTGGGAGCTGGATCGCGATCATGATCTCTACATTGACCAGCAGGATCTGGCCCGACATAATGATCACG CACTGTCATCGCGGATGATCGAGAGAATTTTCTCTGGTTGCGTTACGCGAAGTCCGCGGCGAGGCAACAACAATCCGATGATACAGGGTCCGAACGGTCCGAAAATGTCGTACACCGATTTCGTGTGGTTCCTGTTGGCGGAAGAGGATAAGTCACACCCGACTGCCATCGAGTACTGGTTCCGCTGTATGGATGTGGACGGTGACGGTGTCCTCTCGATGTACGAGCTGGAGTACTTCTACGAGGAGCAACAGCATCGCATGGAATCGCTCGGTATCGAAACCCTACCCTTTGAAGACTGCCTGTGTCaa ATGCTTGATATGATAAAACCAGCAACTCCTGGCTGTGTAACGTTGGCCGACCTAAAGCGATGCAAAATGACGCCCATTTTCTTCGACACGTTCTTCAATCTGGAGAAGTATATGGAGCACGAGCAGCGTGATCCATTTGCACAGCGCGAAAACGACGAT CTTACTGACTGGGATCGATACGCAGCGCAGGAGTATGAACTGTTGGTGGCTGAGGAAGGAGGAGATACGCAAGG cagtcATTGCTACATCTTTGGCCAGCCAGTGCTGTCGACCATGGCGGGCGGCACTGCTAGAATGCGGCTGCCCGTGCCATCCTTGTTGCAGCCGGGTGTCACCGGCACTGGTGGTACCAGGCGCAGTACGACGACCTCTACGGTTAGTAGTACCACCGTGCATTGCACGTCCGTGTCGGCTACGACCGTACACCATTCGCGCTCGACGGCTCAACGCGGCGGCAGTTGCAAGGCCACCAGCACCGCTTCAAGCTCTaccagcggcagcggcggcggcggcggcagttcCAGCAGCGGCACGTCGCATGCAAACAACAGCGAACGCAAAGTGCACGGTGCACCGGAAGAGTCGACCGGTGCTGCATCACAAACATCGATGCACACGAGCCGCAAAATGATGGCACTCGACAGTGATCCTAATACATTTTATAGCGCATTTCTGGT TTCTTATGATGAGGACGAAGACTACGAGCCAAACATTGATATTCTTGAGTCCCAATTGGACGATTGCATACTGAACGAATGGTGA
- the LOC120897275 gene encoding uncharacterized protein LOC120897275 isoform X1, with translation MNDAFDYYYQHFYLLTKQSSSGSSPSSTVRTFVEGQEDLDAIAKQISDHAEAIYQTWKARGLAPTEILNCHTGDGAEHAFSQALNPANSPTVGHHPGGTPATGPGSPGASAALPGGASSPSASNAASGVAELLAKAPNLSNNSLEQLVSSFVSEDKARIAAQRQQQQQRVGVRTPTTGTSSAIKSVLQKFERNGAIGGGEDPVSSSGGVSDLGRPSYLRTSGASGSVSKAAGHLGISSGNNNNNNFSTLNKNNVPDVLKDTIVESKPSGGGGGGGTAVREKPQTPVKPEHLLNHVPSWPLKNRVVKTGGGSGLKAAPGGGVTHSTPGTTTPFAKNAAELMDEVSREEERLINALKTGTVLNSSDSILPEVITSTLPDRDVPDYGSVVDHQHQRAGYSAQQPAATMVTAASAANGGGPIVAATNGGTPALNGNGTTNGTANGTNGHSDTPSVKHWNGVPMKPNHIPILNIHQIREQEKLSMNFTRNVATTRLPKDFGRSAADDKDKNMQPKTIPSPIRPFLSRGSVAERVLIFEKCPEKAPPRERAKEPVKLQSKPVNRLIPPNIHTTLQRHLKNSTKAPYIPQFHFPNGKPPPTITTETTMQRLEQVFDKLPNYECTRDNFQVIVQMCQVPQYWRLPLFMCTQLTPNGAVDGDKFLHFWRQMTSFCHDAASRFVFIMSRGDRTRPYILPEDFAPLIQDVVDTHPGLAFLKEAAEFHSRYVHTVIARIFYNVNRSWTGKITTTELRKSNLLDVIQLLEEEEDINQIMAYFSYEHFYVIYCKFWELDRDHDLYIDQQDLARHNDHALSSRMIERIFSGCVTRSPRRGNNNPMIQGPNGPKMSYTDFVWFLLAEEDKSHPTAIEYWFRCMDVDGDGVLSMYELEYFYEEQQHRMESLGIETLPFEDCLCQMLDMIKPATPGCVTLADLKRCKMTPIFFDTFFNLEKYMEHEQRDPFAQRENDDLTDWDRYAAQEYELLVAEEGGDTQGSHCYIFGQPVLSTMAGGTARMRLPVPSLLQPGVTGTGGTRRSTTTSTVSSTTVHCTSVSATTVHHSRSTAQRGGSCKATSTASSSTSGSGGGGGSSSSGTSHANNSERKVHGAPEESTGAASQTSMHTSRKMMALDSDPNTFYSAFLVSYDEDEDYEPNIDILESQLDDCILNEW, from the exons ATGAATGACGCTTTCGATTATTACTATCAACATTTTTACCTTTTAA CGAAACAGTCGTCGTCCGGGAGTTCGCCCTCCAGCACCGTGCGAACGTTCGTCGAGGGGCAGGAGGATTTGGATGCGATCGCGAAACAAATCTCCGACCACGCCGAAGCGATCTACCAGACGTGGAAAGCGCGCGGCCTTGCACCGACGGAGATACTGAACTGTCACACCGGCGACGGTGCGGAGCACGCCTTCAGCCAGGCGCTGAACCCGGCCAACTCGCCGACTGTCGGGCATCATCCCGGGGGCACCCCAGCAACCGGTCCGGGGAGTCCGGGAGCGTCGGCAGCGTTGCCCGGTGGTGCGTCGTCACCCAGCGCCTCGAACGCTGCCAGTGGCGTAGCGGAACTGCTGGCCAAAGCGCCAAACCTTTCGAACAACAGTCTCGAGCAGCTGGTTAGCTCATTCGTGAGTGAAGACAAGGCGCGCATCGCGGCCCAgcgtcaacagcagcagcagcgtgtcgGTGTCCGTACGCCAACGACCGGCACCAGTTCCGCGATCAAAAGTGTGCTGCAAAAGTTTGAACGAAATGGTGCcatcggtggtggtgaggATCCAGTGAGCAGTAGCGGTGGTGTGTCCGACCTGGGCCGACCGAGCTACCTGCGTACCAGTGGTGCCAGCGGCTCTGTCAGCAAAGCCGCCGGCCATTTGGGTATTAGTAGtggtaacaacaataacaacaacttcAGCACGCTCAACAAGAACAACGTGCCGGACGTGCTGAAGGATACGATCGTCGAGTCGAAGccgagcggcggcggcggcggcggcggaacCGCAGTGCGTGAAAAACCGCAAACCCCAGTGAAACCGGAGCACCTGCTCAACCATGTGCCGAGCTGGCCGCTAAAGAATCGTGTCGTTAAaaccggcggcggcagcggcttGAAAGCGGCGCCCGGTGGCGGTGTGACCCACAGCACGCccggcaccaccaccccctTCGCCAAGAACGCGGCGGAGCTGATGGATGAGGTGTCCCGGGAGGAGGAACGGCTTATAAACGCGCTGAAAACCGGCACCGTGCTGAACAGCAGTGACAGCATCCTGCCAGAAGTGATCACCTCGACCCTGCCCGACCGGGACGTGCCAGATTACGGTTCGGTGGTGGACCACCAGCATCAACGTGCGGGCTATAGCGCGCAACAACCCGCTGCAACCATGGTGACCGCGGCGTCGGCGGCCAACGGGGGCGGCCCGATCGTGGCCGCCACCAACGGCGGTACGCCCGCCCTGAACGGCAACGGTACGACGAACGGCACGGCGAACGGTACGAACGGCCACAGCGATACGCCGAGCGTAAAGCACTGGAATGGTGTGCCGATGAAGCCGAACCACATACCGATCCTGAACATACACCAGATCCGCGAGCAGGAAAAGCTGTCGATGAACTTTACGCGCAATGTCGCGACGACCCGGCTACCGAAGGACTTTGGCCGGTCGGCGGCCGATGACAAGGACAAGAACATGCAGCCGAAAACGATACCGAGCCCGATCCGGCCGTTCCTGTCGCGCGGTTCGGTCGCCGAACGGGTGCTGATCTTTGAAAAGTGCCCGGAAAAGGCACCGCCCCGGGAGCGGGCGAAGGAACCGGTCAAGCTGCAG TCAAAACCTGTCAACCGGCTGATTCCACCAAACATCCACACAACGCTGCAGCGACATTTGAAAAACTCGACCAAAGCCCCCTACATCCCGCA ATTCCACTTCCCCAATGGCAAACCGCCGCCAACGATCACGACGGAAACTACAATGCAGCGATTGGAGCAGGTTTTCGACAAGCTGCCAAACTACGAGTGCACGCGGGACAACTTCCAGGTGATCGTACAGATGTGCCAGGTGCCACAGTACTGGCGCCTGCCGCTGTTCATGTGCACGCAGCTCACCCCGAACGGTGCCGTTGATGGTGACAAATTCCTGCACTTCTGGCGACA AATGACATCATTCTGCCACGATGCGGCATCCCGGTTTGTCTTCATAATGTCCCGCGGGGATCGCACGCGACCGTACATTTTGCCGGAGGACTTTGCCCCACTGATACAGGATGTCGTCGATACGCACCCGGGGCTGGCATTCCTGAAGGAGGCAGCAGAGTTTCACTCCCGCTACGTGCACACCGTGATAGCGCGCATCTTCTACAACGTGAACCGCAGCTGGACGGGCAAGATCACGACCACTGAGCTGCGCAAATCGAACCTGCTGGACGTGATTCAGttgctggaggaggaggaggacatcAATCAAATCATGGCGTATTTCAGCTACGAGCACTTTTACGTCATCTATTGCAAATTTTGGGAGCTGGATCGCGATCATGATCTCTACATTGACCAGCAGGATCTGGCCCGACATAATGATCACG CACTGTCATCGCGGATGATCGAGAGAATTTTCTCTGGTTGCGTTACGCGAAGTCCGCGGCGAGGCAACAACAATCCGATGATACAGGGTCCGAACGGTCCGAAAATGTCGTACACCGATTTCGTGTGGTTCCTGTTGGCGGAAGAGGATAAGTCACACCCGACTGCCATCGAGTACTGGTTCCGCTGTATGGATGTGGACGGTGACGGTGTCCTCTCGATGTACGAGCTGGAGTACTTCTACGAGGAGCAACAGCATCGCATGGAATCGCTCGGTATCGAAACCCTACCCTTTGAAGACTGCCTGTGTCaa ATGCTTGATATGATAAAACCAGCAACTCCTGGCTGTGTAACGTTGGCCGACCTAAAGCGATGCAAAATGACGCCCATTTTCTTCGACACGTTCTTCAATCTGGAGAAGTATATGGAGCACGAGCAGCGTGATCCATTTGCACAGCGCGAAAACGACGAT CTTACTGACTGGGATCGATACGCAGCGCAGGAGTATGAACTGTTGGTGGCTGAGGAAGGAGGAGATACGCAAGG cagtcATTGCTACATCTTTGGCCAGCCAGTGCTGTCGACCATGGCGGGCGGCACTGCTAGAATGCGGCTGCCCGTGCCATCCTTGTTGCAGCCGGGTGTCACCGGCACTGGTGGTACCAGGCGCAGTACGACGACCTCTACGGTTAGTAGTACCACCGTGCATTGCACGTCCGTGTCGGCTACGACCGTACACCATTCGCGCTCGACGGCTCAACGCGGCGGCAGTTGCAAGGCCACCAGCACCGCTTCAAGCTCTaccagcggcagcggcggcggcggcggcagttcCAGCAGCGGCACGTCGCATGCAAACAACAGCGAACGCAAAGTGCACGGTGCACCGGAAGAGTCGACCGGTGCTGCATCACAAACATCGATGCACACGAGCCGCAAAATGATGGCACTCGACAGTGATCCTAATACATTTTATAGCGCATTTCTGGT TTCTTATGATGAGGACGAAGACTACGAGCCAAACATTGATATTCTTGAGTCCCAATTGGACGATTGCATACTGAACGAATGGTGA